In Plantibacter sp. PA-3-X8, one DNA window encodes the following:
- the mraZ gene encoding division/cell wall cluster transcriptional repressor MraZ, whose amino-acid sequence MFLGSHAPKLDEKGRIILPAKFRDELSGGVVMTRGQEHCIYVFSTREFEALHEKIRQAPVTSKQARDYLRVFLSGASAETPDKQHRVTIPSNLRQYAGLSRDLVVIGAGSRAEIWDAEAWESYLAEQESVFSETAEEVIPGLF is encoded by the coding sequence ATGTTCCTCGGTAGTCACGCCCCCAAACTCGACGAAAAAGGCCGCATCATCCTGCCGGCGAAGTTCCGCGATGAGCTCTCCGGCGGGGTCGTCATGACTCGAGGCCAGGAGCACTGCATCTACGTCTTCAGCACGCGGGAGTTCGAGGCGCTCCACGAGAAGATCCGCCAGGCTCCGGTCACCAGCAAGCAGGCTCGCGACTACCTGCGCGTGTTCCTCTCCGGAGCGAGCGCCGAGACCCCCGACAAGCAGCACCGCGTGACCATTCCGTCCAACCTCCGCCAGTACGCCGGGCTCAGCCGCGACCTCGTGGTCATCGGCGCCGGCAGCCGCGCGGAGATCTGGGACGCCGAGGCATGGGAGTCCTACCTCGCCGAACAGGAGAGCGTCTTCTCCGAGACCGCCGAGGAGGTGATCCCC
- a CDS encoding DUF3040 domain-containing protein, with protein sequence MPLSEQEQRLLDEMERHLYRSDADFVSKVSAGAGKPSYRGIALGSLIAVVGAIGLVLGVVIQQPIVGLLGFAIMLTGVLVATKPTRAPLEQPRPRQAAPAGQKSSRLMDRFNDRWDKRQSGDER encoded by the coding sequence ATGCCACTTTCAGAGCAGGAGCAACGGCTCCTCGATGAGATGGAACGCCACCTCTACCGCAGCGATGCCGATTTCGTCTCCAAGGTCAGCGCTGGCGCGGGCAAACCGAGTTACCGCGGAATCGCGCTCGGCTCCCTCATCGCGGTGGTCGGGGCGATCGGCCTCGTGCTCGGAGTCGTGATCCAGCAGCCCATCGTCGGTCTGCTCGGGTTCGCGATCATGCTCACGGGCGTGCTCGTGGCGACGAAGCCGACCCGGGCTCCACTCGAACAGCCGCGACCTCGTCAGGCTGCGCCGGCAGGACAGAAGTCCTCGCGTCTGATGGACCGCTTCAACGACCGCTGGGACAAGCGCCAGTCGGGCGACGAGCGGTAG